The Pleurodeles waltl isolate 20211129_DDA chromosome 7, aPleWal1.hap1.20221129, whole genome shotgun sequence genome includes a region encoding these proteins:
- the LOC138245811 gene encoding uncharacterized protein translates to MEPGNSSMEQSVSSELEDMRHELCDFIRSSVHQAVSSSLQKLSKNLENNLSNLISKSAQTAGECSTRPPAKPDMGTHMESESFSRMPEDAVPHKAPAKEYNNMAPKSSLKRKSKERNVLPVISPVIQDTDEDMPDVDSDSYLSDKDDDESFSIPPKKPKITSATPSLFDSEGFPMFDPSQIHHPNSTEWFPADHVGRYVAQKLFSPLDKQTRSKLKSECPRPVLSNKATITPTIDEQMLTFFTKQGKDPRKGVDKAWSSCQDKLLDITGPLTRIFDLVESARLDGSFLDPEELSLWIQRCFCLLGNANSSFIHERRKGLLIKLDPKLVKLATVQPQFQSDGQLFGDSFIKDLGKYVATFTSLTKAQQSMRKMFHQRVFARAGRGRGRFTGRGFTNQGSRGYYSSYQQDFRPQFYPQRGRGYRARSTRHSRATNPTVPASTTQTTS, encoded by the exons ATGGAACCTGGCAATTCCTCTATGGAACAGAGTGTTTCCTCTGAACTGGAAGACATGAGACATGAACTTTGTGATTTCATCAGAAGCTCTGTCCATCAGGCAGTTTCTTCCTCattacaaaaattatcaaaaaatctggAGAATAACCTTTCTAACTTAATTTCCAAatcggcccagactgcgggggaatgcagtacgCGTCCACCAGCGAAGCCAGATATGGGGACGCATATGGAAAGTGAGTCCTTCTCACGTAtgccagaggacgcggttcctcacaaggctcctgccaaggagtataacaatatggcGCCAAAATCTTCTCTAAAACGAAAATCTAAAGAACGCAATGTTCTCCCGGTTATTTCTCCAGTTATTCAAGATACAGACGAAGATATGCCTGATGTAGATTCAGATTCTTATTTATCTGACAAAGACGATGATGAGTCCTTTTCCATTCctccaaagaaaccaaaaataACCTCTGCTACCCCTTCTCTCTTTGACTCAGAGGGTTTTCCTATGTTCGATCCCTCTCAAATTCATCATCCCAATTCCACGGAGTGGTTTCCAGCGGACCATGTGGGTCGTTATGTGGCACAAAAACTATTTTCTCCACTAGACAAACAAACCAGGTCCAAATTAAAGTCTGAATGTCCTCGTCCCGTACTTTCCAACAAAGCCACTATCACTCCTACTATTGATGAacaaatgttgactttcttcaccAAACAAGGCAAGGACCCGCGCAAGGGCGTAGATAAAGCTTGGTCCTCTTGCCAAGATAAACTCTTAGATATTACTGGGCCTCTTACTAGAATTTTCGATCTTGTGGAATCAGCCAGACTAGACGGGTCCTTTCTGGACCCAGAAGAGTTATCTTTATGGATTCAGCGTTGTTTCTgccttttgggaaatgcaaattctTCCTTTATTCACGAGAGACGTAAAGGTCTACTTATTAAACTTGATCCCAAACTCGTCAAATTGGCAACCGTTCAACCTCAGTTCCAATCGGATGGACAGCTTTTTggagactcctttatcaaggaCCTCGGCAAATATGTTGCTACTTTCACCTCGTTAACCAAAGCCCAACAgtccatgagaaaaatgtttcaccagcgggtttttgccagggccggtagaggcaggggtcgctttaccggccgcggattcaccaatcaaggctccagaggttATTACAGCTCATATCAGCAGGACTTtagacctcagttctacccccaacgtggcagaggATACCGTGCCAGGTCGACCAGACATTCCAGAGCCACCAACCCAACAG TTCCGGCTTCAACCACTCAGACAACGTCCTAA